Proteins from a genomic interval of Streptomyces sp. NBC_01445:
- a CDS encoding MarR family winged helix-turn-helix transcriptional regulator, whose amino-acid sequence MDMTTAGDTGLLETLQHEVAVFARRAEQTRLGGVGQVRNSMDRAAYLLLNRLDKEGPMGVKALAASMGIDSSTVTRQVAPLVDTGLVKRTSHPEDGRAVVLQLSPRGLARLDEVRTSRQSLMAELTQEWTPQEREQFCALLTRFNAALSARQAGGPAPSGEAAPGS is encoded by the coding sequence ATGGACATGACGACCGCCGGCGACACCGGCCTCCTCGAAACGCTCCAGCACGAGGTGGCGGTCTTCGCCCGCCGTGCCGAACAGACCCGGCTCGGCGGGGTCGGGCAGGTGCGCAACTCGATGGACCGAGCCGCGTATCTGCTGCTCAACCGCCTGGACAAGGAAGGCCCGATGGGCGTCAAGGCGCTCGCCGCGAGCATGGGCATCGACTCGTCGACGGTGACGCGTCAGGTCGCGCCGCTCGTCGACACGGGCCTCGTCAAGCGGACGTCCCACCCGGAGGACGGACGCGCGGTCGTCCTCCAGCTGTCGCCGCGCGGCCTCGCCCGGCTCGACGAGGTACGCACGTCCAGGCAGTCCCTGATGGCCGAGTTGACGCAGGAGTGGACCCCGCAGGAGCGCGAACAGTTCTGCGCGCTCCTCACACGCTTCAACGCCGCGCTGTCCGCGCGGCAGGCGGGCGGGCCCGCCCCGTCCGGGGAAGCCGCTCCCGGCTCTTGA
- a CDS encoding sigma factor-like helix-turn-helix DNA-binding protein, which produces MRERRAFQDARRAREFEAFVAGAAGRLLHAATLLTTEPADGNPRARKLLVAALAQTYASWDRLRGEDPYDRARKELALRFARAAWHQHRGYGGVLRHLGPQARLILVLRLYEGVGEEQVAALLGLPMERVHVIHARAMALVLHPPRGPAPALENAPSLEEVPS; this is translated from the coding sequence GTGCGAGAACGGCGCGCGTTCCAGGACGCCCGCCGGGCCCGGGAGTTCGAGGCGTTCGTCGCGGGCGCGGCAGGGCGGCTGCTCCATGCCGCGACCCTGCTCACCACGGAGCCGGCCGACGGCAACCCGCGCGCGCGGAAGCTGCTCGTCGCGGCGCTCGCGCAGACGTACGCCTCCTGGGACCGGCTGCGCGGCGAGGACCCCTACGACCGCGCCCGCAAGGAGCTCGCCCTGCGCTTCGCCCGCGCGGCCTGGCACCAGCACCGCGGGTACGGCGGCGTACTGCGCCACCTCGGCCCGCAGGCTCGGCTGATCCTGGTGCTGCGCCTCTACGAGGGGGTCGGCGAGGAGCAGGTGGCCGCGCTGCTCGGGCTCCCCATGGAGCGCGTACACGTGATCCACGCGCGCGCCATGGCACTCGTCCTGCACCCGCCGCGCGGGCCCGCCCCGGCCCTTGAGAACGCGCCGTCCCTGGAGGAGGTGCCGTCATGA
- a CDS encoding cystathionine gamma-synthase, with protein sequence MSDTHNSQNTHGGHGFETVAIHAGNTADPLTGAVVPPIYQVSTYKQDGVGGLRGGYEYSRSANPTRTALEENLAALEGGRRGLAFASGLAAEDCLLRTLLSPGDHVVIPNDAYGGTFRLFAKVVSRWGVEWSVADTSDPASVRAALTPKTKVIWVETPSNPLLGITDIAVVAQVAREAGARLVVDNTFASPYLQQPLALGADVVVHSLTKYMGGHSDVVGGALIVADPALGEELAYHQNAMGAVAGPMDAWLVLRGIKTLPVRMDRHSENATRVADMLSRHARVTRVLYPGLPEHPGHEVAAKQMKAFGGMVSFQVEGGEEAAVAVCDRAKLFTLGESLGGVESLIEHPGRMTHASVAGSALEVPSDLVRLSVGIESADDLLADLQQALG encoded by the coding sequence ATGAGCGACACGCACAACAGCCAGAACACCCACGGCGGTCACGGGTTCGAGACCGTGGCCATTCACGCGGGCAACACGGCCGACCCCCTGACGGGCGCCGTTGTCCCCCCGATCTACCAGGTCTCCACGTACAAGCAGGACGGCGTGGGCGGGCTGCGCGGTGGCTACGAGTACAGCCGCAGCGCCAACCCGACCAGGACCGCCCTGGAGGAGAATCTCGCCGCCCTCGAAGGCGGCCGCCGCGGCCTCGCGTTCGCCTCCGGGCTCGCCGCCGAGGACTGCCTTCTCCGTACGCTGCTCAGCCCCGGCGATCACGTGGTCATCCCGAACGACGCGTACGGCGGCACGTTCCGTCTGTTCGCGAAGGTCGTCTCGCGGTGGGGCGTGGAGTGGTCGGTCGCCGACACCAGCGACCCGGCCTCCGTGCGCGCGGCACTCACGCCGAAGACCAAGGTCATCTGGGTCGAGACGCCGTCCAACCCGCTGCTCGGGATCACTGACATCGCCGTCGTCGCGCAGGTCGCGCGGGAGGCGGGGGCGCGGCTCGTCGTCGACAACACCTTCGCGAGCCCGTACCTCCAGCAGCCGCTGGCGCTCGGCGCGGACGTCGTCGTGCACTCCCTGACGAAGTACATGGGCGGTCACTCGGACGTCGTCGGCGGTGCGCTGATCGTCGCCGACCCGGCGCTCGGCGAGGAGCTGGCGTACCACCAGAACGCGATGGGCGCCGTCGCCGGGCCGATGGACGCGTGGCTGGTGCTGCGCGGCATCAAGACGCTGCCCGTGCGCATGGACCGGCACAGTGAGAACGCGACGAGGGTCGCCGACATGCTGTCCCGGCACGCGCGCGTGACGCGTGTTCTGTACCCGGGCCTTCCGGAGCACCCCGGTCACGAGGTCGCCGCCAAGCAGATGAAGGCGTTCGGCGGCATGGTGTCGTTCCAGGTCGAGGGCGGCGAGGAGGCCGCCGTCGCGGTCTGCGACCGGGCGAAGCTGTTCACCCTGGGCGAGTCCCTGGGCGGTGTGGAGTCCCTGATCGAGCACCCGGGACGCATGACGCACGCCTCGGTCGCGGGCTCGGCGCTCGAAGTGCCCAGCGATCTCGTACGTCTCTCCGTGGGCATCGAGTCGGCCGACGACCTGCTCGCCGACCTCCAGCAGGCGCTCGGCTGA